ATCAGACGTCAGAGATTTCGGAGAACGTTCGTCTCAAGTACCGTTATATCGACCTCCGCCGTCCGGAGATGCAGAAAAACCTTATCCTGCGCAGTCGCGTCGCGATGGCAACGCGGGAATATTTCAGTCGCGATGGATTTATTGAAATCGAAACCCCGTTTCTGACCAAGAGCACGCCAGAGGGGGCGCGGGACTACCTTGTTCCCAGCCGGGTCAATCAGGGGATGTTTTACGCCCTGCCCCAGTCGCCCCAACTCTTCAAGCAGTTGTTGATGGTTTCTGGATTTGACAAGTATTTCCAGATCGTTAAGTGCTTCCGAGATGAGGACCTCCGGGCTGATCGTCAGCCGGAATTCACCCAGATCGACGTGGAGATGTCCTTTATCACGGAGGAACAAATCATCAGTTTGATCGAGGGGTTGATTGTTCACCTCTTCAGCTCCTGCCTGGGACGAACTCTCCCCCTCCCCTTCCCCCGCATTTCCTATCAGGACGCGATGAGCCGCTTCGGCAAGGATAATCCCGATCTGCGCTTCGGCATGGAGATGAGGGACTTGACCGATATCCTCAGGAATTCGGGGCTGAAGCTCTTTTCCGATATAGCCGCCGGCGGGGGTGTAATCAAGGCGATCATGGTTGACGACGGGAAGGGCCTCTCCCGCAAGGATCTCGATGAGTTGAAGGAGTTTGTAGGCAGATATGGGGCAGGAGGACTGGCCTGGGCGCGGGTGACTGCGGAGGGCTGGACCTCGCCGATCTTCAAATTCCTGACAGCCCAGGAGGTAGCGTCCATAAACACAAGAATGGAAGCCGCAGAGGGCGCCGTCATCCTCTTTGTCGCCGACTCGCCGGGCGTTGTCCGCGACTCGCTCGGCAACCTGCGCGTCCATCTGGCTAAGAAGCTCGGCTTGATCGATCCCGATGCCCTCGCCTTTACCTGGGTTACCGACTTTCCCCTTTTTGAATACAGCGACACCGAAAAAAGATTCATGGCCACGCACCATCCCTTTACCGCTCCGGTTGCCGAGGATATGCAGTACATCGAGACGGACCCGGGCAAGGTTCGTGCCCGCGCCTATGATCTGGTGCTGAATGGCTCCGAGATCGGCGGGGGAAGCATCCGAATTCACCAGAAAGATGTCCAATCCGTAATCTTCAAGGCGCTGGGACTGAGCGAGGAAAACGCCCGTTCCAAATTCGGATTTCTCCTTGATGCGCTCGAGTTCGGAGCCCCTCCCCACGGCGGGATCGCCTTCGGGCTTGACCGTCTGGTGATGCTGATGACCGGCGCGGAATCGATCCGGGATGTTATCGCCTTTCCCAAAACGCAAAAGGCAACCTGTCTCTTGACAGAAGCTCCGTCTCATGTCAGTATAGAACAACTTATGGAACTCTCCTTAAAGATTGTTTCGTGATCTTATTTAACGGTTCTTCGGCACTGCGGGTTTTTTTATGAATTGCAAATATTTTATTATTGCAGTGAACACTGACGGAAAACAGCGTCTTGAACAAAACGTTGCCGGCAGGATGATGCCGGCGCTCTTTTTTCCCGCCTCCAGTTAACGACAAAGGAGAAGGGGAGCAGAGGGCGCCTTAAGAAAGGGCGCCTTTTTTATTTGGCGCCGTGGTGCTGGATCAACTTTACAGAGAAAAAGGGGTGAAAAATGGCTAAATGGAATAAAGACAGAAGGGTTTTGGAGCACGAGCATACCAATTTCTGGAAATTCGACCTGAAGGATGTTGCAGAGCCGAATCTGCAGAAGGATGTTTTTCCCTACAGCGAGGTATGTCGGATAGATTTTGACAACAAGATATTGCCGATCAACCCCGCAGAGGATATCTTCATAACCGACACCACGTTTCGCGACGGCCAGCAGGCGCGCCCCCCCTATACGGTAAAGCAGATCGTCGATCTCTATTCTTTGATGAGCAAACTGGGAGGGCCAAACGGAGTTATCCGCCAGTCTGAGTTTTTCCTCTACAGCGCGAAAGACCGCGAGGCTGTAGATAAATGCCGCGATCTCGGTTTGCAATTTCCGGAAATCACCGGCTGGATTCGGGCCGCCGCGGATGACGTTCAACTTGTCAAGGATATGGGGCTGAAGGAAACCGGCATCCTGGCCTCGGTTTCTGACTATCACATCTTTCTCAAGCTGAACAAAAACAGACGGCAGGCCCTGGACGACTATCTGGCCGTAGTCAGGTCCATTCTCGATGCGGGAATAATCCCACGCTGCCATTTCGAGGACATAACCCGTGCAGACATCTATGGTTTCGCAGTCCCTTTTGCTATAGAACTAATGAAACTCCGTGAGGAAAGCGGCATAGACATCAAGGTGCGGCTCTGCGACACGATGGGATATGGCGTCTCCTATCCGGGCGCCTCATTGCCCCGCAGCGTTGACAAGCTCGTCCGCGCCTTTATCGAAGATGCCGGCGTTCCCGGACATCTGCTGGAATGGCACGGCCACAACGATTTTCACAAGGGGCTGATCAACGCCTCCCATGCTTGGCTATATGGCTGCAGCGGCGCGAACGGTGCGCTCCTGGGGATGGGTGAACGTACTGGCAACTCTCCCGTGGAGGGGTTGATCATCGAATACATCTCCTTAAAAGGAGAGACGAATGACATAGATACTACAGCGATTACCGATATCGCCAACTATTTTGAAAAGGAGATCGGCGTTAGAATCCCGTCGAACTACCCGTTTGTGGGTTCCGATTTCAATGTGACCAGGGCCGGAGTCCACATTGACGGCTTGATTAAAAACGAAGAGATTTACAACATCTTCGATACCGCAACCCTGCTGAAACGGCCAATCATGCCGATGGTTACAGACAAATCCGGCAAGGCAGGGATTGCTTTCTGGATAAACTCCCATTTCGGATTGAAGGGAGAAAGTGCTGTCGATAAACGCCACCCCGGCGTTTCCCGCATCCATAAATGGGTTACCGATGAATACGAATCGGGCCGGGTGACGAGCATCTCCAATGAAGAACTGGTAAGGCGCGTGCAGAAATACATTCCTGAACTCTTCATGTCCGAACTGGAAAAGATCAAACATATTGCCTCGCAAACGGCGGTTGCGGTTGTCAATCAAGTCATTGAACATCCCGACATGAAAACCATGAAACCAGAGCTTCAGGAA
This genomic stretch from Syntrophales bacterium harbors:
- the aspS gene encoding aspartate--tRNA ligase; this encodes MRYKRTHYCGDLNETHAGAEVVLMGWAHRRRDHGGVIFIDLRDREGLTQVVFNPETNEACHQEAGRIRSEFVLAIHGKVRRRPEGMENPDLKTGKIEVIADELEILNESRTPPFVLDQTSEISENVRLKYRYIDLRRPEMQKNLILRSRVAMATREYFSRDGFIEIETPFLTKSTPEGARDYLVPSRVNQGMFYALPQSPQLFKQLLMVSGFDKYFQIVKCFRDEDLRADRQPEFTQIDVEMSFITEEQIISLIEGLIVHLFSSCLGRTLPLPFPRISYQDAMSRFGKDNPDLRFGMEMRDLTDILRNSGLKLFSDIAAGGGVIKAIMVDDGKGLSRKDLDELKEFVGRYGAGGLAWARVTAEGWTSPIFKFLTAQEVASINTRMEAAEGAVILFVADSPGVVRDSLGNLRVHLAKKLGLIDPDALAFTWVTDFPLFEYSDTEKRFMATHHPFTAPVAEDMQYIETDPGKVRARAYDLVLNGSEIGGGSIRIHQKDVQSVIFKALGLSEENARSKFGFLLDALEFGAPPHGGIAFGLDRLVMLMTGAESIRDVIAFPKTQKATCLLTEAPSHVSIEQLMELSLKIVS
- a CDS encoding histone-lysine N-methyltransferase, which translates into the protein MAKWNKDRRVLEHEHTNFWKFDLKDVAEPNLQKDVFPYSEVCRIDFDNKILPINPAEDIFITDTTFRDGQQARPPYTVKQIVDLYSLMSKLGGPNGVIRQSEFFLYSAKDREAVDKCRDLGLQFPEITGWIRAAADDVQLVKDMGLKETGILASVSDYHIFLKLNKNRRQALDDYLAVVRSILDAGIIPRCHFEDITRADIYGFAVPFAIELMKLREESGIDIKVRLCDTMGYGVSYPGASLPRSVDKLVRAFIEDAGVPGHLLEWHGHNDFHKGLINASHAWLYGCSGANGALLGMGERTGNSPVEGLIIEYISLKGETNDIDTTAITDIANYFEKEIGVRIPSNYPFVGSDFNVTRAGVHIDGLIKNEEIYNIFDTATLLKRPIMPMVTDKSGKAGIAFWINSHFGLKGESAVDKRHPGVSRIHKWVTDEYESGRVTSISNEELVRRVQKYIPELFMSELEKIKHIASQTAVAVVNQVIEHPDMKTMKPELQEPAMQQFIEENPSIQFAYVVDMNGRKTTRNITNIADRAKYENYGVGTDQSDREWFIKPLQTGKIHVTNFYISKMTGALCITVSSPIVDENDEMVGIFGVDIKFEDWVKRVEDIAEATQIALREEYEAKSKSDRWM